The genomic interval TCTCCCAATGAACCCATATGAGCTTCTGCTTCTTGCGCAGCCGTAATGCTTAACTCATGGAGAGATTGGAAAATCTCATCTATTTTGTCCTGACAAAATAAAAAGGGGAGAATTTCTCCAGCATTAAAGATGAATTCACACATACTCGTGTTGAAATAATGTTCATAGGCCACTCTGCATGCAATGTTGGAAACCGTCCACTCCCCCAATATATCTTTTTGAACAAGGACACGAATATCAAAATATCGGTGATTAAGCTGCTGAATACAAATCCCCTGCTGAACCATGTAGTTCTCTGAGCCGAGAAGCTCATCCAGTTTTTCCTGATAGCTTTCATTTTTTCTGCATATATACCTCGGAGCCAAACAATGCAAAGAAATATTGACATCCCCATGAGTCATTTGTTCAAGCCGGTATACAGACTTCCCCTTAAACCCATAAGTAGGCTTAATATATATGACATGATATTTCTCTAGTAGTTCTGATACATTTGCTTGTTCGTATAAAAATGTGTCTGGTACATAAGGTTTAAGCTCTGACTGTTTTAATAAGTTGTAAAGGCCCCATTTATTGAAAAAGTTGATATTATTGAAGCATTTGTTTTTGCCGATCACTTTTTCAAGACGTTGTATCGTTATTGTTTTTTTGTTAAAACAGCGGTTATAGACGACATGAGGAAAAGCGAAAGAGCTTTGTTTCCATACGCCCTTATTCATGCTGAGTCCGTTAATGCGTTGTTTCTCCCAAATAATATCCGCCGGAGTAAAGACGAATAGCTTTAAGTTTAAATGATCATATCGCTGATAAAGCTTCAAAACACTCTTTCTATTGCTTCTTTTGGCTACTAAAATCCCTACTAATGGCCGTTTCTCCAATCTCTTCACTCCTTGGCCTTCGATCTCTTTTATTATCTAATGCCAGCACAGACTTAATGGTATGGGACAATAACACAGCAGAGCATTTATTCAGCGTATATACTGGCTCTATTAGCCTTTTTTTCAGTTTGATAGGTACCTGCTGTGATTCTCTTAATAGGCTTTTAATATGATGGATAAGTCTAATAAAAAGGAGATGAGATTATGGGTAGATGTAATTGTCCTCCTGGACCTCCCGGACCTGAAGGACCGCGCGGGCCCCAAGGACCTCCAGCAGAAGGACAACAATTACTTCAAGCACTTGCAGGAGCAATCGGGGCAGCTGGACCAGCGGGACTTGCAGGAACACTTGGACCAGCTGGATTAGCAGGACTTGCAGGAGCAATCGGAGCAGCGGGACCAGCGGGACTTGCGGGACTTGCAGGAGCACTTGGTGCAGCTGGACTTGCAGGACTAACTGGAGCGACAGGTGCGACAGGTGCAATAGGACCAGCTGGTTCATCAGGGTTGCCAGGACCTCAAGGTCAACCTGGTCAGATAGGGCCAACTGGATCAACTGGACCAGCCGGAGCTGGAGGATTAATTCCATTTTCAACTGGGATCATCCTTAGTGGTGCTACAGTAGTATCCGCTGCTCCAATTTTAATGGGTTTTGGTAATCACACGGTCGAAGTTATTGACGGTTCTGGGGAATCAACTATGCCACCCGAAGCAGGTGGTTTTGCTTTCCCAATTCCCTTTGCGGGTACCGTTCAAAATTTACAAATAAGTGTAGATCTATTGGTTGCTTCTGTCGTTTCTATAAATACTCTCGGTCTTCAATATGATTTCACAGTATTCCGCGCTTCGTCCGTTCCTAATAATGGGATTGATCATAGTACTTCAGCTTACTTGACAACTCCATTAACTAGTTCAGTTAGATTCGGATTTCCGAATAATATTATTACAGCTGGTACTTTCCGAACCGCAACGAATATTAATGTTGGGGGATCGTTAGTAGTTGCAGCGGGAGATCGAATTGGTATTCGTATAAGGACACTTATGTCGACGGATCCCTCAGCAGCAGATATCACCCAACTCTCATTTAGCGCTAGTCTATCTTATACTCCTTCTTAATAGCCACATAATTTACTGAATTAATCCGGTCGTTAGTTGAGTATAGGGCTGCCACACGGCAGCCC from Paenibacillus sp. FSL K6-3182 carries:
- a CDS encoding YheC/YheD family protein, translating into MKRLEKRPLVGILVAKRSNRKSVLKLYQRYDHLNLKLFVFTPADIIWEKQRINGLSMNKGVWKQSSFAFPHVVYNRCFNKKTITIQRLEKVIGKNKCFNNINFFNKWGLYNLLKQSELKPYVPDTFLYEQANVSELLEKYHVIYIKPTYGFKGKSVYRLEQMTHGDVNISLHCLAPRYICRKNESYQEKLDELLGSENYMVQQGICIQQLNHRYFDIRVLVQKDILGEWTVSNIACRVAYEHYFNTSMCEFIFNAGEILPFLFCQDKIDEIFQSLHELSITAAQEAEAHMGSLGELSVDFALDEQSKLWIIELNGKPQKNIYKDHKRFKHKNLIYSRPLEYAYYLSRS